In one Aquila chrysaetos chrysaetos chromosome 24, bAquChr1.4, whole genome shotgun sequence genomic region, the following are encoded:
- the LMOD1 gene encoding leiomodin-1 isoform X2 has translation MSKVAKYRRQVSEDPDIDSLLSTLSPEEMEELEKELDVVDPDGSIPLELGQKNQTENSPSGPQNCDTMLNHCEKETRKLIQREHSIDESRSSEKNKGAKNEEEKGKEAPSKDLARKRDTKVGKDSKKEEGVQKTDPKVKTEAETKTKEEKAINDKVKAMEKKLMGKDKKEEEKGSALKKDAGKDKKEEEKGSVLKKDAGKDKKEEEKGSAAKKETGKEKKEEEKGSALKKGTGKDKKEEEKSSGSKKQTEKDRKGEDKKEKDKKEEEKSSALKKSKADEKEKSQPEAEKAVEEKQEAKVAAESSPSKPTTGSSSDQAKDDEASSIFDELIEKVKNNDAEVTEVNVNNSDCINNETLVRFTEALEFNTVVKLFALANTRADDHVAFAIAIMLKSNKVLTSINLDSNHITGKGILAIFRALLQNNTLTELRFHNQRHICGGKTEMEIAKLLKENTTLLKLGYHFELAGPRMTVTNLLSRNMDKQRQKRLQEQKLAQERGEKKDLLEVPKPGALPKGSPKPSPQPSPKASPKSSPKKGGVPAAPPPPPPPLAPPLINENLRNSLSPATQRKLGDRVLPVQEKNSRDQLLAAIRSSNLKQLKKVEVPKLLQ, from the exons ATGTCCAAAGTGGCCAAATATCGGCGACAAGTTAGTGAAGATCCAGATATTGACAGTTTGTTGTCTACTCTGTCTCCGGAGGAGatggaagagctggaaaaggagCTGGATGTGGTGGATCCAGATGGAAGCATCCCTCTGGAGCTAGGTcagaaaaaccaaacagaaaattccCCATCTGGCCCGCAAAACTGCGACACAATGCTCAATCACTGCGAAAAGGAGACCAGGAAACTTATTCAGAGGGAACACTCAATAGAC GAAAGCAGATCGAGCGAGAAGAATAAGGGAGCcaagaatgaagaagaaaagggaaaggaagctCCTTCCAAAGACCTGGCCCGGAAACGAGATACAAAAGTGGGGAAAGACtctaaaaaggaagaaggtgtTCAGAAAACAGACCCAAAAGTTAAAACTGAGGCTGAGACCAAGACCAAAGAGGAGAAGGCTATCAACGATAAAGTCAAGGCCATGGAGAAAAAACTGATGGGGAAGgacaaaaaggaggaagagaagggttCAGCATTAAAGAAGGATGCAG GGAAGgataaaaaggaggaagagaagggctCAGTGTTGAAGAAAGATGCAGGGAAggataaaaaggaagaagagaagggttCAGCAGCAAAGAAGgagacagggaaggagaaaaaggaagaagaaaagggttcAGCATTGAAGAAGGGCACAGGGAAGgacaaaaaggaggaagagaagagttCAGGATCaaagaaacagacagaaaaggacagaaaaggagaagataagaaagaaaaagacaaaaaagaagaggaaaagagttcagctttgaaaaaatcaAAGGCAGATGAGAAGGAGAAATCCCAgccagaggcagaaaaggcagtGGAGGAGAAACAGGAGGCCAAGGTGGCAGCCGAGAGCAGCCCCTCCAAGCCCACAACTGGCAGCTCCTCGGATCAGGCCAAGGATGACGAAGCCTCCAGCATTTTCGATGAGCTCATCGAGAAGGTGAAGAACAACGACGCCGAGGTCACCGAAGTGAACGTGAACAACTCGGACTGCATCAACAACGAGACCCTGGTGCGCTTCACCGAGGCCCTGGAGTTCAACACCGTGGTCAAGCTGTTCGCCTTGGCCAACACCCGTGCCGACGACCATGTGGCCTTCGCCATCGCCATCATGCTGAAGTCCAACAAGGTGCTGACGAGCATCAACCTGGACTCCAACCACATCACGGGCAAGGGCATCCTGGCCATTTTCCGGGCGCTTCTGCAGAACAACACGCTGACGGAGCTGCGTTTCCACAACCAGCGGCACATCTGCGGGGGGAAGACAGAGATGGAGATCGCGAAACTCCTGAAGGAAAACACCACGCTCCTGAAGCTGGGCTACCACTTTGAGCTCGCCGGACCACGTATGACTGTCACCAACCTGCTGAGCCGAAACATGGACAAACAGAGGCAGAAACGCCTCCAGGAGCAGAAACTGGCACAGGAGCGCGGGGAGAAGAAAGACCTCCTGGAGGTGCCCAAGCCTGGAGCCCTGCCGAAGGGGTCCCCCAAGCCATCCCCACAGCCATCCCCCAAGGCTTCCCCCAAAAGTTCTCCCAAGAAAGGGGGGGTGCCCGCCGCACcgcccccacctcctcctccgcTCGCCCCACCGCTGATCAACGAGAACCTGAGGAACTCACTCTCCCCGGCCACGCAGAGGAAGTTGGGAGACCGAGTGCTGCCAGTCCAGGAGAAGAACTCGCGGGACCAGCTCCTGGCGGCTATCCGTTCCAGCAACCTCAAACAGCTCAAGAAG GTGGAGGTACCGAAGCTGCTGCAGTAG
- the LMOD1 gene encoding leiomodin-1 isoform X1: MSKVAKYRRQVSEDPDIDSLLSTLSPEEMEELEKELDVVDPDGSIPLELGQKNQTENSPSGPQNCDTMLNHCEKETRKLIQREHSIDESRSSEKNKGAKNEEEKGKEAPSKDLARKRDTKVGKDSKKEEGVQKTDPKVKTEAETKTKEEKAINDKVKAMEKKLMGKDKKEEEKGSALKKDAGKDKKEEEKGSVLKKDAGKDKKEEEKGSVLKKDAGKDKKEEEKGSAAKKETGKEKKEEEKGSALKKGTGKDKKEEEKSSGSKKQTEKDRKGEDKKEKDKKEEEKSSALKKSKADEKEKSQPEAEKAVEEKQEAKVAAESSPSKPTTGSSSDQAKDDEASSIFDELIEKVKNNDAEVTEVNVNNSDCINNETLVRFTEALEFNTVVKLFALANTRADDHVAFAIAIMLKSNKVLTSINLDSNHITGKGILAIFRALLQNNTLTELRFHNQRHICGGKTEMEIAKLLKENTTLLKLGYHFELAGPRMTVTNLLSRNMDKQRQKRLQEQKLAQERGEKKDLLEVPKPGALPKGSPKPSPQPSPKASPKSSPKKGGVPAAPPPPPPPLAPPLINENLRNSLSPATQRKLGDRVLPVQEKNSRDQLLAAIRSSNLKQLKKVEVPKLLQ; this comes from the exons ATGTCCAAAGTGGCCAAATATCGGCGACAAGTTAGTGAAGATCCAGATATTGACAGTTTGTTGTCTACTCTGTCTCCGGAGGAGatggaagagctggaaaaggagCTGGATGTGGTGGATCCAGATGGAAGCATCCCTCTGGAGCTAGGTcagaaaaaccaaacagaaaattccCCATCTGGCCCGCAAAACTGCGACACAATGCTCAATCACTGCGAAAAGGAGACCAGGAAACTTATTCAGAGGGAACACTCAATAGAC GAAAGCAGATCGAGCGAGAAGAATAAGGGAGCcaagaatgaagaagaaaagggaaaggaagctCCTTCCAAAGACCTGGCCCGGAAACGAGATACAAAAGTGGGGAAAGACtctaaaaaggaagaaggtgtTCAGAAAACAGACCCAAAAGTTAAAACTGAGGCTGAGACCAAGACCAAAGAGGAGAAGGCTATCAACGATAAAGTCAAGGCCATGGAGAAAAAACTGATGGGGAAGgacaaaaaggaggaagagaagggttCAGCATTAAAGAAGGATGCAGGCAAGgataaaaaggaggaagagaagggctCAGTGTTGAAGAAAGATGCAGGGAAGgataaaaaggaggaagagaagggctCAGTGTTGAAGAAAGATGCAGGGAAggataaaaaggaagaagagaagggttCAGCAGCAAAGAAGgagacagggaaggagaaaaaggaagaagaaaagggttcAGCATTGAAGAAGGGCACAGGGAAGgacaaaaaggaggaagagaagagttCAGGATCaaagaaacagacagaaaaggacagaaaaggagaagataagaaagaaaaagacaaaaaagaagaggaaaagagttcagctttgaaaaaatcaAAGGCAGATGAGAAGGAGAAATCCCAgccagaggcagaaaaggcagtGGAGGAGAAACAGGAGGCCAAGGTGGCAGCCGAGAGCAGCCCCTCCAAGCCCACAACTGGCAGCTCCTCGGATCAGGCCAAGGATGACGAAGCCTCCAGCATTTTCGATGAGCTCATCGAGAAGGTGAAGAACAACGACGCCGAGGTCACCGAAGTGAACGTGAACAACTCGGACTGCATCAACAACGAGACCCTGGTGCGCTTCACCGAGGCCCTGGAGTTCAACACCGTGGTCAAGCTGTTCGCCTTGGCCAACACCCGTGCCGACGACCATGTGGCCTTCGCCATCGCCATCATGCTGAAGTCCAACAAGGTGCTGACGAGCATCAACCTGGACTCCAACCACATCACGGGCAAGGGCATCCTGGCCATTTTCCGGGCGCTTCTGCAGAACAACACGCTGACGGAGCTGCGTTTCCACAACCAGCGGCACATCTGCGGGGGGAAGACAGAGATGGAGATCGCGAAACTCCTGAAGGAAAACACCACGCTCCTGAAGCTGGGCTACCACTTTGAGCTCGCCGGACCACGTATGACTGTCACCAACCTGCTGAGCCGAAACATGGACAAACAGAGGCAGAAACGCCTCCAGGAGCAGAAACTGGCACAGGAGCGCGGGGAGAAGAAAGACCTCCTGGAGGTGCCCAAGCCTGGAGCCCTGCCGAAGGGGTCCCCCAAGCCATCCCCACAGCCATCCCCCAAGGCTTCCCCCAAAAGTTCTCCCAAGAAAGGGGGGGTGCCCGCCGCACcgcccccacctcctcctccgcTCGCCCCACCGCTGATCAACGAGAACCTGAGGAACTCACTCTCCCCGGCCACGCAGAGGAAGTTGGGAGACCGAGTGCTGCCAGTCCAGGAGAAGAACTCGCGGGACCAGCTCCTGGCGGCTATCCGTTCCAGCAACCTCAAACAGCTCAAGAAG GTGGAGGTACCGAAGCTGCTGCAGTAG